A genome region from Meriones unguiculatus strain TT.TT164.6M chromosome 19, Bangor_MerUng_6.1, whole genome shotgun sequence includes the following:
- the Gmnn gene encoding geminin isoform X2 yields the protein MNTSMKQKQEGAQENLKNSPVPRRTLKMIQPSAAGSLVGRENELPKGLSKRKLWNDQLTSKTSSSGPEANENKDVEDVTQEAFDLMIKENPSSQYWKEVAEKRRKALYEALKENEKLHKEIEQKDSEIARLKKENEELAAVAEHVQYMAEVIERLSNEPLDNFESPDSQEFDSEEEAVEDSEVEGSGTGVCTEETVSSSTDTKPCT from the exons AATAGTCCTGTCCCAAGGAGAACACTGAAGATGATTCAGCCTTCTGCGGCTGGATCTCTTGTTGGCCGAGAAAATGAG TTGCCAAAAGGCTTGTCCAAAAGGAAGCTTTGGAATGACCAGTTAACATCTAAGACTTCAAGCTCTGGTCCAGAAGCTAATGAAAATAAAGATGTTGAAGATGTTACCCAGGAAGCATTTGATCTTATGATTAAAG AAAACCCATCTTCTCAGTATTGGAAAGAAGTGGCAGAAAAACGGAGAAAAGCTCTCTatgaagcacttaaagaaaatgagaaa cttcataaagaaattgaacAAAAGGACAGTGAAATTGCCCGCCTGAAAAAGGAGAATGAAGAGTTGGCAGCAGTAGCAGAACACGTACAGTACATGGCAGAGGTAATCGAG AGGCTGAGTAATGAACCTCTGGATAACTTTGAATCACCGGATAGTCAGGAATTTGATTCTGAAGAGGAAGCTGTTGAGGATTCTGAAGTGGAAGGCTCAGGAACTGGCGTGTGTACTGAAGAGACTGTGTCTTCCTCCACGGACACCAAACCATGTACATGA